A window of Macrococcus sp. 19Msa1099 genomic DNA:
TTCTTTCCATATATAATGGTGCTAATAGGCCACCCATTACGATAAATAATAGTGTGCGTAATATACCGCTCCTAATGATGGCCTGTTTAAAGTAAGGGTCCATATCGCGTTCGAAATTGAGCAGAAATATGCTATCTGCAGATTTCATAAAAGTTCTGAGCGGGGTAACTGTAAACGCTGCAAGTATTACAGCGATGATCAGATTATAGTTGACATTCTCTGGAAGATTGTTGAGCAGCTGAGAATATTGCAGCATCAATGCACCAAATGCAATCGTCAAGAAAACAATAAAATGGCCATTAAAGATAAATTTACTATAATAAGCGACCTCTTTGTCGTTTCTTGCCTTCCTGTCATAAAATAATTGGCGTGCCTTATTCATGTGCGTCACCTGTCACATGAATATAGATGTCATCCAGTGATGCATGCGGCATATCAAACTGACCTTGCAGATTATTAAGGGTCCCATAAGCAATAAGTCTGCCGTGATGCATCAGTAAGAAGCGGTCACAATATTTCTCAGCTGTTGCAAGAATATGTGTACTCATCAATACAGTCCGATTGTTCTGACGTGCTTCAACCATAAGTTCCAGCATCGTTTGAATACCGAGTGGATCGAGGCCGAGAAATGGCTCATCGATAATATATAGTTCAGGCTGAACGATAAATGCACATATGATCATCACTTTCTGCTTCATTCCTTTAGAGAAATGTGCTGGAAAAGCTTTCAATTTATCTTCTAATCTAAAGACTTTCAATAATGGTCGTGCGCGTTCCATCGCTTCATCCAGTGGGATATGATAAGCCATTGCAGTCATATCTATATGCTCTGCTAATGTCAGTTCCTCGTATAAGACAGGAGATTCTGGAATATAAGAAAGCTTATTTCTATATTCATAAGGATGTTCTGCTAACGATACACCATCAATTTGTAGTGTTCCTGAGATGGGTCTCAGTAACCCAAGCATATGTTTGATTGTCGTACTCTTACCCGCTCCGTTAAGTCCGATAAGTCCGATGATCTCACCATTTTGAAGTTCAAAATCGATATCATGTATGACAGGCTGATTGCCATAGCCGCCTGTCAAGTTCGTCACTTTCACTGTCACGTTCATTCTCCATTCTACAAACTATTTTCATCATTGTATCAAATGTATGATTGTTGCTACAATTATAACGTATGTTGTGAACATTTTAATAAAATCTTATATAATAGAGAAAATTGCATAGGAGGCCATACAATGTCAGAAACAGTATTCAGTAAAATATTAAAAGGTGAGATTCCATCATACAAAGTCTACGAGGATGAATATACGTATGCATTCCTCGATATTTCGCAAGTATCTAAAGGACACACGCTTGTTATACCTAAAAATGCTGCACCAGATATGCTGTCAATTGCACCTTCAGACTTACAGCATGTCATCACATCAGTACAGAAGGTTGCCAAGGCCGTCGATAAAGCATTCCAGCCAGACGGAATCAATGTCATCCAGAATAATAGAGCTTATGCAGATCAATCTGTATTTCATCTGCACTTCCATGTCATCCCACGTTATAAAGATGATATAGATGGCTTCGGTTACGTTTGGGAGACGCATCCAGATGCACTTGATATGGAATCATTAAAAACCGATATTCAAGATGCAATCGAATAACTTTCCCTACATAATATTTATTAATATGGGTATACTATAAAAAAGACAGGAGGCTATAATTATGAAATTATCTAGAATTGTACTTGGTTTCGGTGTCGGCATCGTTGCTGGAGGTGCCACTGCGATACTGAACGCACCAAAGTCAGGGAAAGAACTTCAGCAAGGATTCAAATCCACTGCTTATAATACGAAAGCGCAAGTCAACCAACTGAAGGCTGAAACGAATGAAGTGAAGGATTCAATCTTAAACACGAAAAATACTTCTCAAGAGGCAATGTCTACCATGGTTGATGAGATTAAAACGATGATCAGCAACTACAAAGCAGATATCTCGCCGAATATCGATAACATTAAGAATAATGTAGAAAACCTGAACAATCGAAAGAACGAAATTACGCAGGAACTCTCTGAAAAATAATATATTAAAAATTCAGAATAAATATTCATAAAGTTTTTGTACTATGCTAAAATAATATTATTAATCACTAGAGTATGATGTTACCATCATACTTTTTTTATATTACTATTAGTATATTGTTAAATGATAATTATTATGTAAAATGCATGAATATTCTGGAAGGTGGAACCGACATGAAACGTGAACGCGAAAAAGAAATTATCGATAAAATGTTATTTACGCACAAAGTGTCTCAATTAAGTAAAGCACTTTGGAAAACAGTAGAAAAAGACTGGCAGAACTGGATTAAACCATACGATTTAAATATCAATGAACATCACATTCTAGTCATTATAAGGAACTTGGAGAAGGCAACCATCTCAGAAGTAAGCCAGTACGGTGTGATGCACGTATCTACAGTGTTCAACTTTGCAAAGAATCTAGAGAAGCGCGGCTATTTGACGATGCCAAAGAGTAAATTTGATAAACGTAATACATATCTTGAACTTACTGAAAAAGGAAAAGAAGTGCTCTATGAAACATACAAAGGATACAAAGAGTCTGATGACCGTATTTATGATGCTGCGAGCAACTACCAGGAATTAATGTTTGATCTTCCGCCATTTACTGAACTGAAATTTATCGTTGCACAAATCTATGGAGCAGACTTCATTACGCACCTTGAAAAGAGTCACGACGACCTATTAAAAATATTACTTGACGAAAACAATAAAGATAATGCATAATTGCTAGGTAAATTAACCGAGTAAGGAGATTGCCATGTATTTATGTAACAAAAATTTTAATATCAGATCGACATACGGAATCCAGAGAATCATGCTCATTTCAGCATTACTTGGAATTATCGTTTACATTGTCAGCTTTGAAATTTTCTCCTCTTTATTCGGAAAAAAATTCTCAGATGACAATTTTTTATTATTCTTGATCAGTCTGATTTGTCTCTACCCTATTCATAAATTATTGCATATGTTGCCATTTATACATGATACGAAATCATTAATCATACAGAAAACAACGAAATCCAGATTCTTTCCACTTATTAATACACGAGTGAATCATCCGGTTCATAAACTACATTTTGCAATTGCATTAGTCTGCCCAGTTGTCATCATTACAGTGGCAACACTTATATGCGCAGTTACACACCCTATGTTCGCCCATTACTTCTTATTTATATTCGCGGTGAATATCGGGTTATCATTTATAGATTTTGTATATTTACGTTATATGTTCAACACTCCGCAGTGTTCCTATGTTGAAGAACGTAAATACGGCTTTGAAGTCCTGAGCAAACACGATCTACCAGCAGACTTTTATCATTCAGATGTAAGATAAATGTATTCTAAATCATTTTATGTTAGAATTTATCATTAGTTAGAACATTTACTAAACAGTGCACTTAAAAGGAGTAGTATTATGACAAACTTAAAGAAAATTATGATGCCAGCAGCACTTTCTGTATCAATCTTAGGATTAACGGCATGTGGAAATAGTGGCGGAGAAACACTTGTTTCATCTAAAGCTGGTGACATAAAACAATCAGACATCATGAAAGAGATCGGTAATGAACAAATCGCTAAAACGTCATTCCAATTAATTTTCAATGACGTTCTTAAAGAGAAATATGGTAAGAAAATCGATGAAGATAAAATCAATAAAGAAACAGACAAAGAAATTAAGAAATATGGCGATGAGAAAACATTCGAACAAATTCTGCAGCAGCAAAGTTCTGGAATGACAGTTGAACAGTATAAGAAAAAGCGCGTTACTGATGAATATCAGAAGCAGTTTCTAAATGACACAATCAAAATTTCAGATAAAGATATTAAAGATAACGCTAAGAAAGCTTCACATATATTAGTTGCAGTGAAATCTGAGTCTAATAAAGATGGATTAAGCGACAAAGAAGCGAAAGCGAAAGCTGAAGATATCTTAAAACAAGTTAAAGCTAATAAAGATGATTTCAAGAAAATTGCTAAAAAAGAGTCAGATGATACACAATCGGCGAAAAATAATGGTGAGCTCGGCTACGTAGTTAAAGGTCAAACTGTTGAAGCATTCGAAAAGGCATTATTCAAACTAAAGCCGGGTGAAATTTCAGATATCGTAAAAACTGAATTTGGTTACCACATCATTATGGCTGAAGACGATAAAGACATCGCTAAAGAAAAAGACAAACTCGCTCAGACGATTCGTCAGAACAAGTTACAAGATAATCCGAAACTATACGTACAAGCAGTACAAAAATTATTCAAGGAATATGATGTAGACTTTAAAGATAAAGACATCAAAAAGTATGTTGATGATCAAATCTTAAAAGTAAAATAAAAAAGAAATGAAGCCTTTGCTTCATTTCTTTTTTTAGTCCAGAGAAATCGGCTTATAAAACTGACGATTTTCTAACGCAAAAATACGCTCTGTATATTGTCCTTTCTCCACTTTCTTCATATGCTTATCAAACATCTGCATACGTGCATCAATATTATCAATAAAGTGAAGCATCTCTGCTTCTTTTAACATCGGTAATTTCGGTGATCCATACTCATACTTTCCATGATGACTTAATATCATATGGCGCAGTAACATTACTTCTTCCCCTTCAATATTATGTTCACGTGCAATACTCGCAACTTCATCGCTCATAATCGAAATATGGCCGAGTAAGTTTCCTTCTACTGTATACGTTGTTGCAACAGGCCCGGATAATTCTTTAACCTTCCCCATATCATGTGCAATGATACCTGCGTAGAGCAGA
This region includes:
- a CDS encoding peptidylprolyl isomerase gives rise to the protein MTNLKKIMMPAALSVSILGLTACGNSGGETLVSSKAGDIKQSDIMKEIGNEQIAKTSFQLIFNDVLKEKYGKKIDEDKINKETDKEIKKYGDEKTFEQILQQQSSGMTVEQYKKKRVTDEYQKQFLNDTIKISDKDIKDNAKKASHILVAVKSESNKDGLSDKEAKAKAEDILKQVKANKDDFKKIAKKESDDTQSAKNNGELGYVVKGQTVEAFEKALFKLKPGEISDIVKTEFGYHIIMAEDDKDIAKEKDKLAQTIRQNKLQDNPKLYVQAVQKLFKEYDVDFKDKDIKKYVDDQILKVK
- a CDS encoding YtxH domain-containing protein; its protein translation is MKLSRIVLGFGVGIVAGGATAILNAPKSGKELQQGFKSTAYNTKAQVNQLKAETNEVKDSILNTKNTSQEAMSTMVDEIKTMISNYKADISPNIDNIKNNVENLNNRKNEITQELSEK
- a CDS encoding ABC transporter ATP-binding protein; translation: MTVKVTNLTGGYGNQPVIHDIDFELQNGEIIGLIGLNGAGKSTTIKHMLGLLRPISGTLQIDGVSLAEHPYEYRNKLSYIPESPVLYEELTLAEHIDMTAMAYHIPLDEAMERARPLLKVFRLEDKLKAFPAHFSKGMKQKVMIICAFIVQPELYIIDEPFLGLDPLGIQTMLELMVEARQNNRTVLMSTHILATAEKYCDRFLLMHHGRLIAYGTLNNLQGQFDMPHASLDDIYIHVTGDAHE
- a CDS encoding HIT family protein — protein: MSETVFSKILKGEIPSYKVYEDEYTYAFLDISQVSKGHTLVIPKNAAPDMLSIAPSDLQHVITSVQKVAKAVDKAFQPDGINVIQNNRAYADQSVFHLHFHVIPRYKDDIDGFGYVWETHPDALDMESLKTDIQDAIE
- a CDS encoding DUF3267 domain-containing protein, which codes for MYLCNKNFNIRSTYGIQRIMLISALLGIIVYIVSFEIFSSLFGKKFSDDNFLLFLISLICLYPIHKLLHMLPFIHDTKSLIIQKTTKSRFFPLINTRVNHPVHKLHFAIALVCPVVIITVATLICAVTHPMFAHYFLFIFAVNIGLSFIDFVYLRYMFNTPQCSYVEERKYGFEVLSKHDLPADFYHSDVR
- a CDS encoding HTH-type transcriptional regulator Hpr — protein: MKREREKEIIDKMLFTHKVSQLSKALWKTVEKDWQNWIKPYDLNINEHHILVIIRNLEKATISEVSQYGVMHVSTVFNFAKNLEKRGYLTMPKSKFDKRNTYLELTEKGKEVLYETYKGYKESDDRIYDAASNYQELMFDLPPFTELKFIVAQIYGADFITHLEKSHDDLLKILLDENNKDNA